In one Lolium rigidum isolate FL_2022 chromosome 3, APGP_CSIRO_Lrig_0.1, whole genome shotgun sequence genomic region, the following are encoded:
- the LOC124699942 gene encoding pyruvate dehydrogenase E1 component subunit beta-4, chloroplastic-like: MAAASSLHVAAPAATPRVGSAAHKSASSAARSVRVARSGAVARSGGRLVACAAVATKADAPATDAASKSEGHEVLLFEALREGLMEEMEADPTVCVFGEDVGHYGGSYKVTKGLADKYGDLRVLDTPIAENSFTGMGVGAGMKGLRPVVEGMNMGFLLLAYNQISNNCGMLHYTSGGQFKIPLVIRGPGGVGRQLGAEHSQRLESYFQSIPGLQMVACSTPYNAKGLMKAAIRSENPVVLFEHVLLYNLKEKIPDEEYVCCLEEAEMVRPGEHVTILTYSRMRYHVMQAAKTLVNKGYDPEVIDIRSLKPFDLHTIGNSIKKTHRVLIVEECMRTGGIGASLRSAIIDNFWDYLDAPIMCLSSQDVPTPYAATLEDATVVQPAQIVAAVEQICQ, from the exons ATGGCCGCCGCCTCGTCGCTCCACGTCGCCGCCCCGGCCGCCACCCCGCGGGTGGGATCCGCCGCCCACAAATCCGCCTCCTCAg CGGCGAGGAGCGTCCGCGTGGCCAGATCGGGTGCGGTGGCGCGGTCCGGGGGCAGGCTCGTGGCCTGCGCCGCCGTCGCG ACCAAGGCCGATGCTCCCGCCACCGACGCGGCGTCCAAGTCTGAAGG TCATGAGGTGTTGCTGTTCGAGGCTCTTCGTGAGGGTTTGATGGAAGAGATGGAGGCAGATCCAACAGTGTGTgtctttggtgaagatgtaggcCACTATGGGGGTTCTTACAAGGTGACCAAGGGTTTGGCTGATAAGTACGGAGACCTTCGAGTCCTTGACACACCTATTGCTGAGAACTCATTCACCGGCATGGGAGTTGGAGCAGGAATGAAGGGGCTGAGGCCTGTTGTTGAAGGCATgaacatgggcttccttctccttgCTTACAACCAAATCTCAAACAACTGTGGCATGCTTCATTACACCTCTGGTGGTCAGTTCAAAATTCCACTTGTGATCAGAGGTCCCGGTGGTGTTGGTCGTCAGCTTGGGGCAGAGCATTCACAGCGTCTGGAGTCATACTTCCAGTCGATTCCTGGCCTCCAGATGGTTGCTTGCTCTACTCCTTACAATGCTAAGGGTTTAATGAAAGCTGCCATAAGAAGCGAGAACCCTGTTGTGCTATTTGAGCATGTCCTTCTGTACAACCTGAAGGAGAAGATCCCTGATGAGGAGTACGTGTGTTGCCTGGAGGAGGCTGAGATGGTACGACCTGGTGAGCATGTGACTATCCTCACATACTCGCGCATGAGGTACCATGTGATGCAAGCTGCAAAGACCCTGGTGAACAAAGGGTACGATCCTGAGGTTATTGACATTAGGTCATTGAAGCCATTTGATCTGCACACCATAGGTAACTCCATTAAGAAGACTCACCGCGTGCTGATTGTGGAGGAGTGCATGCGCACTGGTGGGATCGGTGCCAGTCTGAGATCCGCCATCATCGACAACTTCTGGGACTACCTTGACGCCCCTATCATGTGCCTGTCATCACAGGATGTGCCGACACCGTATGCGGCAACTTTGGAGGATGCGACCGTTGTGCAGCCTGCGCAAATTGTTGCTGCTGTTGAGCAAATATGCCAATAG
- the LOC124703780 gene encoding translation initiation factor eIF-2B subunit delta-like gives MDLRRPPRSTSGGVEPKIRQVGFVTPDVSGPSELPAVAALQPGPAAGSPPASDLSPGSLSPVMIPPPRHADHLSPGSPSPPASEAILASSAPQPSSMRFDAASELGEDDLRSMAPSAGELETNKGDLADTQNEGAPVSQKQKPSKAERRAIQEAQRAAKAAAKEAGLSGKSTGAPSGANPAVSKQAKSAKASQKKDVPPSASTVASEKKVTERLPERDRKKDAPHPRMQFDDVHRVEKAKKRAIVNQSEARNRVELFRHLPQYVHGTQLPDLESKFFQLEPIHPSVYKVGLQYLSGEVSGGNGRCIAMLLSFREAIKDYSTPPNKTLSRDLTAKISSYVSFFIECRPLSISMGNAIRFLKNRIAKLPLTLSESEAKASLQSDIDRFINEKIVVADQVIVSHAITKVRDGDVLLTYGSSSVVEMILDHAHELGRKFRVIVVDSRPKLEGQGLLRRLVAKGINCTYTHINAVSYIMHEVTRVFLGASSILSNGTVYSRVGTASVAMVAHALGIPVLVCCEAYKFHERVQLDSICANELGDPDVISKVPGRADLDHLKNWTDKENLQLLNLTYDATPSDYVSMIITDYGMLPPTSVPVIVREYRKEQLWV, from the exons ATGGATCTCCGCCGTCCGCCGCGCTCCACGTCGGGCGGCGTCGAGCCCAAGATCCGCCAGGTGGGATTCGTCACCCCCGACGTCTCGGGCCCATCCGAGCTGCCCGCTGTCGCCGCGTTGCAGCCGGGCCCGGCCGCCGGATCGCCGCCGGCGTCGGACCTCTCCCCGGGCTCCCTCTCCCCCGTCATGATCCCGCCCCCGCGCCACGCCGACCACCTCTCCCCAGGCTCCCCCTCGCCCCCGGCGTCCGAggccatcctcgcctcctcggcgCCTCAGCCTTCCTCCATGCGCTTCGACGCCGCGTCCGAGCTCGGCGAGGATGACTTGAGGTCCATGGCCCCTTCCGCTGGGGAGCTAG AAACAAACAAGGGAGATTTGGCTGATACACAGAACGAAGGTGCTCCCGTCTCGCAAAAGCAAAAACCATCTAAAGCAGAGAGGCGTGCTATTCAGGAGGCTCAGcgtgctgctaaagctgctgcgaAGGAGGCAG GTTTATCGGGAAAGTCTACAGGTGCTCCTTCTGGGGCAAATCCTGCAGTGTCCAAGCAAGCCAAGTCAGCTAAAGCTTCTCAGAAGAAAGATGTCCCCCCTTCTGCGAGTACAGTTGCTTCTGAGAAGAAGGTTACTGAACGTCTACCAGAGAGAGATAGAAAGAAAGATGCTCCTCATCCCCGAATGCAGTTTGATGATGTGCATCGGGTGGAGAAAGCGAAAAAACGTGCAATTGTCAACCAATCGGAGGCTCGAAACAGAGTTGAACTATTTAGGCATCTGCCACAGTATGTGCATGGAACTCAACTTCCTGACCTTGAGTCAAAATTCTTTCAACTTGAACCAATACATCCTTCTGTGTACAAG GTTGGGCTCCAATACTTATCTGGTGAGGTATCTGGTGGCAATGGCCGTTGCATAGCAATGCTTCTTTCATTCAGAGAGGCAATAAAAGATTACTCTACGCCGCCAAACAAAACTCTCAGCAGAGATCTTACTGCAAAAATCAGTAGTTATGTTTCATTCTTTATCGAGTGCAGGCCACTCTCAATTAGTATGGGAAATGCTATTAGGTTCTTGAAGAATAGGATTGCCAAGCTACCACTTACATTGTCAGAATCAGAAGCCAAAGCCAGTCTTCAGTCTGATATTGATCGTTTTATAAATGAAAAGATAGTTGTTGCTGATCAGGTTATTGTCAGTCATGCCATCACAAAAGTCAGAGACGGTGATGTCTTGCTGACATATGGGTCGTCATCAGTTGTTGAAATGATTTTGGATCATGCTCATGAACTTGGCAGGAAGTTCCGTGTTATAGTGGTGGATTCTCGTCCCAAGCTTGAGGGACAAGGATTACTCCGTAGATTAGTGGCGAAGGGCATCAACTGCACATACACTCATATAAATGCAGTCTCATACATCATGCACGAAGTTACAAGAGTCTTTTTGGGTGCATCCTCAATATTATCTAATGGGACAGTTTATTCCCGAGTGGGGACAGCATCTGTGGCTATGGTTGCACACGCATTGGGAATTCCTGTTCTGGTTTGCTGTGAGGCATACAAATTTCATGAGAGGGTGCAACTTGATTCTATATGTGCTAATGAGCTTG GTGATCCAGATGTCATTTCAAAAGTTCCCGGGAGGGCAGATTTGGACCATCTTAAGAACTGGACTGacaaggaaaatctccaactgCTAAATCTTAC GTACGATGCAACCCCTTCTGATTATGTGTCGATGATCATAACAGATTATGGGATG CTTCCTCCTACAAGCGTGCCTGTCATAGTGAGAGAGTATCGCAAGGAGCAGTTGTGGGTATAG